In the genome of candidate division KSB1 bacterium, the window GGACAATATGCCGGCCGAAGTGAGCGCTTCTCTGATTCATAATGACTACAAGTATGACAATGTCGTACTCGACCCCGCTGATTTAACCAAGATAGTCGCCGTTCTCGATTGGGAAATGGCCACGCTTGGCGATCCGTTGATGGATCTTGCCACCACGCTCAGCTACTGGGCGGAGAAAGGCGAACCCGCTCCCCTGGTTTTCGGACCGACCGCCTTACCCGGCAACATGAATCGAATGCAACTGGTGGATCACTATCAGGAAAGAAGCGGCCTCGAAGTTGCCAATCCGGTCTTTTATTTTGCCTTCGGCCTTTTCAAGCTGGCCGTCATTGTTCAGCAAATTTATGCACGCTACAAAAAAGGAGACACCCGGGATGAACGGTTTGCCACCCTCATTGACGGAGTTCGCGCTTGTGCAGCACTGGCGGGTACCGCCGTTGACAAGGACAGTATACATGAACTCATTTAAACAAAATAACTATTCAGCTATTGGCATTTCGCAGTTGGCTGTTGGCCATTGTTCATAAATTGGTTGCACCCAATGAGAGATTTTAGGACTCTGAATATTTCGGAAATTATCATAGAGAAAATAAGCCACGGATTTACACTGATTGACACGGATAAAATGAGTTTTAAGTATGAAAGCATTGTCAGTTCATTTATTCAAAAAATCCGTGTTTTATCAGTGTGAATCCGTGGCTAAGATATCCACTTAGCCACTCTGAGCAAACATTGATCCCGAAATTCCAATCGAGAGAATAAGATGCCCGGATTAACCAAAGAAGAAATTCAAAGCTATTACGACGAAAGAAACCTGCATGCTAAAAATCCCGTTCGGATCGAAACGGTTGGTGAGATGAGCGCCCGCCTGTACTTAACGGTGGAACAACGCCATCTGCGCTCAGGAGACACTATATCCGGACCAACACTGATGTGGTTGGCGGATGCAGCCATGTACACGGCCATTTTAGGCACACTCGGAACAGTTTATCAAGCGCTGACCACCAATCTCAATATCAATTTTTTGAGAAAACCTGGAGCGGTTGACGTCATCGCCGAATGTCGGCTGCTCAAAGTTGGCAAACAGCTTGTCTTTGGAGAAGTCGAGCTTTTTTCTGTCGGTATGGATAAG includes:
- a CDS encoding PaaI family thioesterase, producing the protein MPGLTKEEIQSYYDERNLHAKNPVRIETVGEMSARLYLTVEQRHLRSGDTISGPTLMWLADAAMYTAILGTLGTVYQALTTNLNINFLRKPGAVDVIAECRLLKVGKQLVFGEVELFSVGMDKPVAHVTCTYSIPKK